The following proteins come from a genomic window of Alosa sapidissima isolate fAloSap1 chromosome 20, fAloSap1.pri, whole genome shotgun sequence:
- the LOC121694614 gene encoding membrane-spanning 4-domains subfamily A member 4D-like: MEGESTDSERKENGVTEVQTVTGGNKPLHRFLAGQPRYIGIAIMFFGCNELMLGLPLIRETIMTSVRLYTPFWQGALFMICGSLSIHTHSYPSKKLVTVCLAMYIVTILGGCFTLIFRLIAITDISGMLYYTFDDDGDDAYVRLAQLKITEAVLYTSTIVVIILLICLCCFAKRSLKSSNTQVIMRQVLMVTDTETE; the protein is encoded by the exons atggagggagagag TACTGACTCAGAGAGGAAGGAAAATGGGGTGACTGAAGTTCAAACAGTGACAGGAGGAAACAAGCCGCTACATCGCTTTTTAGCAGGACAGCCAAGATACATTGGG ATTGCGATAATGTTCTTTGGCTGTAATGAGCTGATGCTGGGTCTCCCGCTGATTAGAGAGACCATAATGACCTCAGTGAGATTGTACACTCCTTTCTGGCAAGGCGCATTG TTCATGATCTGTGGAAGTTTGTCAATTCACACTCACAGCTACCCATCCAAAAAGCTG GTGACTGTGTGCTTGGCTATGTACATTGTCACAATACTAGGCGGTTGCTTTACACTTATTTTCAGACTGATTGCCATTACTGATATAAGTGGAATGTTATATTATACTTtcgatgatgatggtgatgatgcatATGTCCGCCTT GCTCAGCTGAAAATCACTGAGGCTGTGTTATATACATCTACAATAGTTGTGATTATTCTCCTCATTTGTCTTTGCTGTTTTGCCAAACGATCCTTAAAGTCCTCCAACACACAG gTCATCATGCGACAAGTTCTGATGGTCACCGACACAGAGACAGAATGA